One stretch of Euphorbia lathyris chromosome 7, ddEupLath1.1, whole genome shotgun sequence DNA includes these proteins:
- the LOC136235730 gene encoding uncharacterized membrane protein At1g75140: MANSTKGKSLISFLYSLFILSSISLNYSSSSSVNPDLPCHGTEIEIKSDSNPQEVLLHKLEELVRNLSEVVAKLEAKLSDSATLVKPLVTREEDRVNQVKFESKRSVVKVQEETIESENQDGDRGRTVSVTKYSPFWSERFQFVSAVKLDSDATCINVLPFRDYEGLSKYIAVGDDRGRIHVISRNGDVLTQYYTVCDSPVTSMISYFSVYKNESIVVTGHQNGVVLMHKVYDRPNGEEWGSLSMENVGKFMQKDDDGVAITTLEVHHVGRSRYILSSDLIGKIRVFRENGTLHGSAVPKSRPVAFLKQRLLFLTETGAGSIDLKNMKIRESECEGLNHSLVRSYAFDATERSKAFGFTSDSDLIHVLLLGDIMNFKCRVRSKRKFDLEEPVALQAIKGYLLVINEEKVFALNVSSQHYVRVGGLRLMFSTGLDEIRSAFLNYQSVDSSTEKNRVIPLIASDREKLVVLGLGNGYVGMYRSNLPVYKGEFNTMLWTSPVMFFILFLFGAWQFFAKKKEALTSWGPDDPFSSTTSGSTGPPLGSNSVDRDRDRAFPDPSARRDDMMDLRAGGLRGTSRRYASPTRYPGGATGSFRPSSNETNSRPPAADPNYRTSSELKYRGSAMESTGFPKRRDTMFANNQAVDDSS; encoded by the coding sequence ATGGCGAATTCCACCAAAGGCAAGTCCTTGATCTCTTTTCTCTATTCCCTTTTCATTTTATCTTCAATCTCTTTAAACTACTCTAGTTCATCCTCAGTTAATCCGGACTTGCCTTGCCATGGAACTGAGATTGAAATTAAATCTGATTCAAACCCCCAAGAAGTTTTGTTACATAAACTTGAGGAATTAGTGAGAAACTTGAGTGAAGTAGTTGCGAAATTAGAAGCGAAATTGTCTGATTCAGCGACTCTAGTGAAACCTCTAGTAACTCGGGAAGAAGATAGGGTTAATCAGGTGAAATTCGAGAGTAAAAGATCGGTTGTTAAAGTCCAGGAAGAGACGATTGAAAGTGAGAATCAAGATGGGGATAGAGGAAGAACTGTTTCCGTTACGAAATATAGTCCATTTTGGTCAGAGAGGTTTCAATTTGTGTCTGCTGTTAAATTAGATTCTGATGCTACTTGTATCAATGTTTTACCCTTTCGAGATTATGAAGGTCTTAGTAAGTATATTGCTGTTGGGGATGATCGGGGCCGAATTCATGTGATTTCGCGAAATGGGGATGTTTTAACTCAGTATTATACCGTCTGTGATTCGCCTGTTACTTCAATGATATCTTATTTTTCAGTGTATAAGAATGAGAGCATTGTGGTAACAGGGCATCAGAATGGTGTGGTGTTGATGCACAAGGTTTATGATAGGCCGAACGGGGAGGAATGGGGTTCATTGTCGATGGAAAATGTAGGTAAGTTTATGCAGAAGGATGATGATGGTGTAGCTATAACTACTTTGGAAGTTCATCATGTTGGGAGGTCTAGGTATATTTTGTCATCTGATTTGATTGGGAAGATTCGGGTTTTCAGAGAGAACGGTACGCTTCATGGCTCTGCTGTACCGAAGAGTAGACCTGTTGCGTTTTTGAAGCAAAGGCTTTTGTTTTTGACTGAGACTGGTGCAGGGTCAATTGATTTAAAGAACATGAAAATCAGGGAATCGGAGTGCGAAGGGTTGAATCATTCTCTTGTTCGGAGTTATGCTTTCGATGCTACAGAACGGTCTAAAGCATTCGGATTTACATCCGACAGTGATTTGATTCATGTGCTTTTGTTGGGAGACATAATGAACTTCAAATGCAGGGTGAGGTCGAAGAGAAAGTTCGACCTCGAAGAACCTGTTGCGCTGCAAGCCATCAAGGGTTACTTGCTTGTAATCAACGAAGAGAAGGTGTTCGCCTTGAATGTCTCGAGTCAACATTATGTTAGAGTTGGTGGACTGCGGCTTATGTTCTCAACCGGTTTGGATGAGATCAGATCAGCGTTTCTGAATTACCAATCGGTGGATTCATCGACCGAGAAGAACAGGGTGATACCCTTAATAGCTAGTGACCGCGAAAAACTCGTGGTTCTCGGTCTAGGAAACGGGTACGTGGGAATGTACCGGTCTAATCTCCCTGTTTATAAAGGAGAATTCAATACAATGCTATGGACAAGCCCTGTGATGTTCTTTATACTCTTTTTATTTGGAGCTTGGCAATTCTTTGCTAAGAAGAAGGAAGCACTTACATCTTGGGGGCCAGATGATCCGTTTAGCTCGACGACATCCGGTTCAACCGGACCTCCCTTAGGATCAAACTCTGTCGATAGAGATCGAGACCGAGCATTTCCGGATCCTTCTGCGAGAAGAGATGATATGATGGATTTAAGGGCTGGTGGGTTGAGAGGTACATCTAGGAGATATGCCTCTCCTACTAGATATCCAGGCGGAGCAACCGGATCGTTTAGGCCGAGCTCTAACGAAACAAACTCCAGGCCGCCTGCCGCAGATCCTAATTACAGAACAAGTTCTGAGCTAAAATATAGAGGATCTGCTATGGAATCTACAGGTTTTCCTAAAAGAAGGGATACAATGTTTGCAAACAATCAAGCTGTGGATGATAGCAGTTGA